In Mytilus edulis chromosome 7, xbMytEdul2.2, whole genome shotgun sequence, a single genomic region encodes these proteins:
- the LOC139529778 gene encoding BTB/POZ domain-containing protein kctd15-like, protein MHLDNQLEMSGSEIIHLNVGGTVYTTTRSTLCRYPDSMLGAMFRGDIPSRLDLNGHYFIDRDGEIFKYILNFLRSSKLSLPNDFKDYDLLLSEADFYQISPLIELVIQTQDDSSQNKSHTHYLEIIEVRIGTTATMPSKNSRVKTIMIGRKDVILSLPIQLIGEDAIERLDTTNGMDYVELELNSANIRLRLAETLKNSNWELVHSNLSSSSSVKSANGGSLCIEQTYRDRWMLNLPKIKKFVTYM, encoded by the coding sequence ATGCATCTTGACAACCAGCTGGAAATGAGTGGGTCTGAGATAATACACCTAAATGTAGGTGGCACTGTTTACACTACGACAAGATCTACATTGTGCAGATATCCAGATTCAATGTTAGGAGCCATGTTTAGAGGAGACATTCCATCAAGGCTAGATCTGAATGGACATtattttatagatagagatggtgaaatttttaaatatattttgaattttctcCGATCGTCAAAACTAAGTTTGCCAAATGATTTCAAAGATTATGACTTACTGTTAAGTGAAGCTGACTTTTACCAGATTAGTCCCTTGATAGAATTAGTGATACAGACACAAGATGATTCCTCCCAAAATAAATCTCATACTCATTACTTAGAAATTATAGAGGTTAGGATAGGGACAACTGCAACAATGCCGTCCAAAAACTCACGAGTAAAAACAATAATGATAGGTAGGAAAGATGTCATTTTGTCATTACCCATACAGTTGATAGGTGAGGATGCCATTGAACGCCTGGACACAACCAATGGTATGGATTATGTAGAATTAGAGTTGAACAGTGCGAACATCAGATTGAGGCTTGCAGAAACACTGAAAAACAGTAACTGGGAACTAGTTCATTCTAACTTGTCATCGTCATCATCAGTAAAGAGTGCTAACGGTGGGTCCCTGTGTATAGAACAAACATACAGAGATCGTTGGATGTTAAATCtgccaaaaataaaaaagtttgtaaCATACATGTAG